The Camelus ferus isolate YT-003-E chromosome 34, BCGSAC_Cfer_1.0, whole genome shotgun sequence sequence cctgcagttttcagtgtatgggCATTTCACCTTCTAGGGAAAATTTATCCCTAGGtatgttattctttttgatacaattgtaaatgggatcattttctttacttctctttctgatagttgtTAATGGTTTATAGAAACacaacttgattttttaattttaccagtGAAACTATCTGGGCCTGGACTTATGTTTGTTgagaagtttttgattactgatttagtCTCCTTACCAGTAGtctgtctgttcagattttccttttcttcatgaCTCAGTTTTGATAGGttttatgtttctaggaatttaccctcAAGCCCCTGACTAGCTCTGAAGCGCGGGTGCAGGAGGACCAGCCAGTGCTTGGAGGGAAATATGCACCTGGCGTGGCCACTGCCCAAGAGGGCCCTGCAAGGGGAGCTTGGGCGAGGTCTCTGGTTAGCTGTTTCTTCTGAGTAGCTCTCACCACTCGGGGTCTGCTGCCAGGCATCGAGGTGGTCAGCGAGGGCTACAGTTGGGAAGAAGGGCTGGAGGAGTGGGACAGAGCTGGGACAGGCTAGAACTGTCTGggcctccatcctccatcccagCTGCTCAGAAAGACCTTCAGAGAGAATGGCAGCTGCTTCCCTCATGCCTCATGCCTTGCCCGAGTTCCCCCTTTGGGGCCAGCTCTTAACTCGAAACCATACAGGGGGTAGCTCCCCTTTCCTGGAGTTGACCTAGATCCGTCCAGCACGGCGCCCTGTGAGTTAGCCCCTCTGGAATGCTCGCTGGTACCTGAACCCGCCGAGCGATTTCCTGCCAGTGTATTTGCccctgtgtgtgtgctttttcctCTGCTggatgttttcttcttctttccctcctgccaAACTTCTCAGTCCTTTAGGACCCAGATGTTCTGATGTTTTCTCCTTGAAACTTTCACAACTTCCAGGCAGTTACTTTCTCCTCCATATTTTCATAGTAGCCCTCTCCTTCAACACTAGCAGTTTCtactacatttctttttctcttttctccaaacaGTTTAAGCACTGAAGGGTGTACACAAGGACAGCTTACCTAGCGATTTAGATGTGTATGGTAAATGTGAGCCCACAATGGTTTCCCTGAAATGGGTTATCTGAAAAGCAATGCCCTCACCACGCTTTTGTGGTCTGAGTTTGTCACTCTTGGGTGACACCTGTGGTGGGAGGGTGCCGGCTGATTGCCTTTTTATCTCGTCGCTTGGAATAGATTCAAACACTATGGCTACTCCCACTGCCTCTTGAATCCACTGTTCAGCGGGTGTAGACCAGTGCATGGCTTCCTGGAGATGTTTTGGCATTCCCTCTCATCAACAAGGAGTTCCACCTTGTGGCCAAGAATAGTATTTCTGAAGAACCAGTTACAAGTAAAGTGCGGAggatataggtcagtggtagagtgcatgcttagcacatggtcctgggttcagtccccagtacttccactaaaaaagtaaaaaaattaatttaaaaacacagaaagaaacctaattaaacCCCACCCCcataaaactaaaactagaacaaAAAAGTAAAGCCCGCCTATCGCAAAGGCCAGGCAGCAACTGCAGGTGAGATGTAGATAGCGGTGGAAACAAAATCGCAGTCATCTTGACAGGCTGCGAAGTGTTAAAAGATGTGATTTACTCCTTCAAGGATAGGAAGAGGGcaatcttgtattttatttttccagattataAGGCACTTGGTATCTTGAAGCGGCAGTTCCCTAACGCATCACTAATTGGGCTGACTGCAACTGCGACAAGTCACGTTCTGAAGGATGCTCAGAAGATACTGTGTGTTGAAAAGTGTTTTACTTTTACAGCTTCTTTTAATCGGCCCAATCTCTATTACGAGGTATGTAACTTTCATGCCAGTTTATTACTGTGGTGAAGGATTTCAGCAGAGAGTTCACCTttcattatgtgtattttatgtgAGTcactgttaattatatttaaaagtttaaaaaatcaggtGATCATAAGCAGATGTATTAATTATTAATGCTTTCTTTATGTGTCTCTTGTGCTGCATAATCCTTTGCTAGGTTAAGAAGAAGACATCATTAAATTTGCATACCTTCTTTCCTGTGCAAGGATGGGCAGAATGCATAGATTGATACCAAGGACCCTAAGGACATCTCCATAGAAACTGATTGTGAAATAATGCAAAATTAATATGCCATTAAAGATTTGCTAATACTCTCTATTTAgattatatttgatatataaacTGGAAGGTTAAATAACCtcacagcttttttttctttctaatctttttcatattttttggaGTTTTTGTTGAATAGTGATTTATGCCATGGTTTAGGTTTTTATAAAAGcaacagaagattttaaaaagtcgCCATCTATACAAGTTATTCAGTGCTCCTGTGCCTTCTCATTTCTGGTAAATTCAAAAATAAGGATCACGAAGAGTCTGAGAGGTGACAGGGTCAGATGAGGCGAGTGAGTGAAAGAGTAATAGGAAAAAACACTACGCTCAAGAAAGAATGGTGCCTTGAAAGTTGTAAGTAAATGACCTCATGGTTGGTActcattaatttactttttaataatttagccttttttttttttttttttttttttttaggttcggCAGAAGCCCTCAAACACTGAAGATTTTATTGAGGATATTGTAAAGCTCATTAATGGAAGATACAAGGGGCAATCAGgtaatatgaaaacaaaccacATTTGAAGACTGACAGAGAATTTCCAAAAAGTAACTAATAGTACACtaatacactgaaaaataattagcACCAAAAAATACTAATGCATGGCCGAAGATGCTTGAAAACGTCATGATAAAATTAACCTGCTTGGTGATCTTAGGAATTGGGTGTGGCATTTGCTAATGGCATAGATTATAAGTGCAatgaaactgatttatttttgcttatttacaCTTAATTAAAGAGTGGACCTAATGACGTAATGTTAATTAACAACAGCACACATTTAGTAAGTATCCACTGTGTATAAGACCGGAGGTTAAGCCATAAAGGGGTataaaatatagttccttgtaggAAAGGACACATTAAAGAAATAAGTAGTACTCATTTGAATGAGTTCAAGTATAGATGGAATAGAGTGTGTATACATGTGTTCCAGGATGAATGCATAGACAAGTGTTCCCGAAGCAAAGAGTTGGTGTAAAAGAAGCATTTCCAAACTATTCTGTAGACTTGCAGGAGATCTTAATGGGTACCCTGGGTAAAAGGAGGTCCAGGGTCAAGTAAGTTTGAGAAAGGCTGAAGCCGTTGATTCCTCCTGGAGAGTCACAGGGTGTATCAGCTCCTTCAAAGTTCTGACCAGCCCAGCAAATAGAGACACTTGTTTAATTTTGTCCAgtgcagtgtttcccaaactcatGTGCATGTGAAACTCTTTTTCACAGCACATTTCTTAACATCTTGTGGAGCCGTGGGGCATCAGTTTGAGAAAGACTATGTAGTAGGAGATAAagttggagaaagaagagagatggTGGGAACCCCAAGCCAGTGGCTCAGGGCTCATTTCTGCTGTAGAGCAAGTTGGTGATCAAATCTTGAATCACACTGAGAAGTCAGGGTGTGTTCAGGGCCTTGggatttttcatgtcttttttacCCCCATGCATTTTGTAATTATCAGTATCTTACATGTATGAGTTAAAAATTATCTTCCAGACATGTACTAACAGTTGGACATATCTTACTACAGGAatcatttattgcttttctcaGAAAGACTCTGAGCaggttacagtcagtttacagaaACTGGGAATTCATGCCGGTGCGTACCATGCCAACATGGAACCAGAGGATAAGACCAATGTTCATAGGAGATGGTCAGCCAATGAAATTCAGGTGAGGTAATATACCTTCAACAGAAGCCTAATTCacctttacatacattttaacttaattaacgTATACAATGTTAAAACACTGTAGGTGGTAGTGGCAACGGTTGCATTTGGAATGGGAATTGATAAGCCAAATGTGAGGTTCGTCATTCATCATTCAATGAGTAAATCTATGGAAAATTATTACCAGGAGAGTGGACGTGCAGGTATGTATAGCTCATATccagaagtaatttttttaaagctttaaaaacactGTAAACGATgtttaataatactgtatttttaatctttaatggCTGGTATTTTTATAACAATGAagtctttttcaaagttttatatttatttgcctATGGGGAAATTTTACGTATGTCCTATTGGAATGTCAAAATTATTTCTTACGTTTGCTATCCGTCTTTGCCTCCTGAGTTTTTAGTAGTTTCAAGTCTACAACTTAAATGACTGGATTACTTTGggcacatttttttaatgaataaagctGATTTGATAGATCTCTTTAgctaattttttcaaaaatttgaggGAGGTTGCTACAAATTAACTTTCACATCTCTGTCTGAAATTTCGAGATATGATCTATTTAGACTATGAAGTATTGCCAGCTAGTTTTACGTAGATTATTTTTgtgagtttgaatttttaaagtgattacaTAACCTCAAGATTTCTCCCCCTGCAGGTCGAGATGACATGAAAGCAGACTGTATTTTGTACTATGGTTTTGGAGATATATTCAGGATAAGTTCAATGGTGGTGATGGAAAACGTGGGACAACAGAAGCTTTATGAGATGGTGTCCTACTGCCAAAACATAAGCAAGTAAGCCACGCATCTTTTTATCACTTTTGTCAACTAAAGACAGGCACAATATGAAAGCGTATGGCGTGACTTGGAGTCCTTACCGAAGTGAGTAAGTACATCGGTGAAACATCAAGAGCAAACCAGTAAAAACAGACGTCTGAAGGCTGGGAACCAGTACATGAACCTGCAGGAGGTGCTTGACccagaccttcaatttgtaaaagagACTGTCTCTGCGAAGCACAATAAagtaaagcacaataaaacaaggtcttTCTGCCGTCATGAGAAAGCGAATCTCAGACTGAGTCTCGGGCagctttttaaaagcaagtaCATATGTGCTGGGCAGCATcacccaaagatgtccacattccACATCCAAATTCCTGGAACCTGTGCATATGTTACCTTCCATGGCAGAAGGGAATTGAGGTCACAAGTAGAATTAAGGTTGCAAGCAGTTGGCCTTAAAACAGGGAGATAAATCCTGGTTGTGTGGGTGGCCCCACTGTGATCACGAGAGTCCTTAAATGTGGATGGGGGCGGAAAAGGTCAGAGTGACGTGAGGACTCAGTCCACTGCTGCTGGCTgtgaagatggaaggaaggggcCCTGAGCCAGGGAGTGCAGGCAGTCTCTAGAATTTGGAAAGGGCAAGGAAATATTCCCTCCTCGAGCCTCCAGAAGAAATCCAGGGAGACCCCTGCCAGACTGCTAACCTCTAGAAGCCTAAGGTACTAAATccgtgttgttttaagccagcaAGTTTGTGGTAATGTTATGGCAGTAGGAGGAAACTAATGCAACATATAACCCTGTATTTTGAAGTAAGGATTAAGACTCTTAGCTCAtttaataatttgtacctctAATGTGTCTGCAGATGTCGCCGTGTTTTGATAGCTCAACATTTTGATGAAGTGTGGAACCCAGAAGCGTGTAACAAAATGTGTGATAACTGCTGTAAAGACATTTGTGAGTTCATAGTTTTGTAAATCTTTATAGGCTCGTGTATAGCCAGGGCTCCATGAGGGCAGTGCTAGACCCCACAGTGGATTTAGGTAAGCAGGGCGTGAATAGAGTTTCCCAGATTTAAAAGTAACAAcacaaaattttgaaacaaaggcaaataaaaagaaaagctattatgtgtatgcatgtattttaTATTGCTATGCTGAGGACACGTTAAATAGCATTTCTATTCAGAAGGgtttaaactttttctttgatttcttaaaaatttatttttaacctctcgTGATAATCCCTAATATTTTATAGTCACTGACTGGGAAGAGAAATTTAGTgcaaaatagaattattattatttattttttaaactttattttatttattttgtgtgtagggggtaattaggtttatttatttatttaattttcagaggaggtaccggggattgaacccagcacctcgtgcttgctaggcacgCACAcgaccacttgagctataccttcccccaaagTGGAATTATTTTTGACCCATACAATGGCTAATTACTCTTAAGACACTGATTTAGCAGTGTGTTGgtgctatattttctttttttcatcctgtgtgtatgtgttgtatTTGAAGAGTTGGACTAACCCATTCCTGAGTTGTGAAGCCTCGGTGGGGGAAGGTCACTACAATTTTAACTTTGCAGGAacattatttgtgtgtttttagaCTGTGTTATAGTGCCCAAGGTAATGAGAACCTGTTATGTAAATCGGAGTGCTAGTATCAGTAATTGAGAGTATCTGTCCAGGACATTCTTGTCTCTATATCACTGTCTCTAGGAAGCCACACTGGTTTTCAAAATATTGCTTAATGAGCACAAACAGGTAAATACAAAGACTAGACTGACTCTCCTGTCTAAACGCCTCTCAGCATTTGCCATAGTCGTGTCTGGCTGGCTGTCTCTGGTCCCTGGGGCACACCCAAAGGCCTTCTGATAGCCATGTTATTTTCCTTCCGTCACTTAAGTCCCATAGTGGCTTAGAGACTCTTAACAGTCTAGTGACAGAGAGTTGAGCACTCACCTCGTCTTAGTTGAGAACACAGTCACAAATCAGAGTTCAGGGTGGCTCACCTTGGTGGACGGCTCACTTTAAACCAGCCTAACCGCCTAGGACAGGACATCCTCGCCCTAATTTCAAAATCCCAATTGCTGGTAACCATCTCTCTTTGATTATAGCATTTGAAAGGAAGAACATAACAGCATATTGCAGAGATCTCATCAAGATCCTGAAGCAGGCGGAGGAGCTGAATGAAAAGCTCACACCGCTGAAACTGATCGATGCTTggatggggaagggggcagcAAAATTGAGAGCAGCCGGCGTTGCCCCTCCCGCACTGCCTCGCGAAGACCTGGAAAAGATCATCGCGCACGTCCTCATACAGCAGTATCTCAGGTACGTGCAGACCTGTTTCTTGTCCTTTGATGCCTCTgtgattctcatttttaaaattgcaacagAACAAATGGTTTTGTGGTTGTTGCATGTGAACTTTTAAACGCTATACAAAGTTTATCTAAAACTCAAGCTAAGTGATCACTATGtcaaaaaaagcacaaaactaAGATACTTTCTACAAATTGCACTTTAATAGTACAAGCTTTACTATTTCACatgaatgttatttaaaattattgcaCTGATGGTTATTCTTTTACAAATTTCAGTTTGTTGTCTACAACTACTCAAAACCTGTTTGTTGGCCTTTATCTTCTGCAGAGAAGACTACAGCTTTACAGCTTATGCTAccatttcatatttgaaaataggACCTAAAGCTAATCTTCTGAACAGCGAGGCTCATGTTATTACCATGCAAGTAAAGAAGGCCACGCAGAACTGTTTTGGGGTAACTATTCATTTCCAATTTtcacatatttagaaaatacCTTCAAGCCTATGGGATGTTTCTGTAACTAGTACTCTCCTGGGCCCAGTGGGACATAAGAAGAGAGAAGTCAGTTTTCTCCTTGGAACCTGggtaggaaagagagaaaacacacctTTTGTTTTCTGTAGAGGTATAAAGTGGAAGAATTTAGACCAGCTTTTTAATCGAGACCTCGGGGTTTCCAACCTCCTGGAATGT is a genomic window containing:
- the RECQL gene encoding ATP-dependent DNA helicase Q1 isoform X1; translated protein: MASISALSEELDAITNELHAVDIQIQELLERQQELIQKKNVLTKRINQCLENSDSGESSACDSSPASWNKEDFPWSGKVKDVLQNVFKLQKFRPLQLETINATMSGKEVFLVMPTGGGKSLCYQLPALCSDGFTLVICPLISLMEDQLMVLKQLGISATMLNASSSKEHVKWVHAEMVNKNSTLKLIYVTPEKIAKSKMFMSRLEKAYEARRFTRIAVDEVHCCSQWGHDFRPDYKALGILKRQFPNASLIGLTATATSHVLKDAQKILCVEKCFTFTASFNRPNLYYEVRQKPSNTEDFIEDIVKLINGRYKGQSGIIYCFSQKDSEQVTVSLQKLGIHAGAYHANMEPEDKTNVHRRWSANEIQVVVATVAFGMGIDKPNVRFVIHHSMSKSMENYYQESGRAGRDDMKADCILYYGFGDIFRISSMVVMENVGQQKLYEMVSYCQNISKCRRVLIAQHFDEVWNPEACNKMCDNCCKDISFERKNITAYCRDLIKILKQAEELNEKLTPLKLIDAWMGKGAAKLRAAGVAPPALPREDLEKIIAHVLIQQYLREDYSFTAYATISYLKIGPKANLLNSEAHVITMQVKKATQNCFGIESPESCHSEGADKKIEEKSPSNFQKKSANVSQQPDCKKTGAKKRKIDA
- the RECQL gene encoding ATP-dependent DNA helicase Q1 isoform X2, giving the protein MASISALSEELDAITNELHAVDIQIQELLERQQELIQKKNVLTKRINQCLENSDSGESSACDSSPASWNKEDFPWSGKVKDVLQNVFKLQKFRPLQLETINATMSGKEVFLVMPTGGGKSLCYQLPALCSDGFTLVICPLISLMEDQLMVLKQLGISATMLNASSSKEHVKWVHAEMVNKNSTLKLIYVTPEKIAKSKMFMSRLEKAYEARRFTRIAVDEVHCCSQWGHDFRPDYKALGILKRQFPNASLIGLTATATSHVLKDAQKILCVEKCFTFTASFNRPNLYYEVRQKPSNTEDFIEDIVKLINGRYKGQSGIIYCFSQKDSEQVTVSLQKLGIHAGAYHANMEPEDKTNVHRRWSANEIQVVVATVAFGMGIDKPNVRFVIHHSMSKSMENYYQESGRAGRDDMKADCILYYGFGDIFRISSMVVMENVGQQKLYEMVSYCQNISKCRRVLIAQHFDEVWNPEACNKMCDNCCKDISFERKNITAYCRDLIKILKQAEELNEKLTPLKLIDAWMGKGAAKLRAAGVAPPALPREDLEKIIAHVLIQQYLSLLSTTTQNLFVGLYLLQRRLQLYSLCYHFIFENRT